The nucleotide sequence GAGCACGGTCTGCAGCTCCCTTAGGATCAAGCATATTGTCTCCAACGCCATTAATTATATCTGCGCAGTACATTCTTTCTATTGCCTCAACCGCATAGTCACTTATGCTGCTTTGGTCTGAGAAACTTGCGTAAGGCTTATTGGCAGGAATACTAATACCCAAAGCATTCAATGTTCTATAAGCCATAACCATCATATCTTCACGAGAAATATTTTCATTTATTCCGAAAGTTCCATCCTCGTATCCATTTGCAACTCCAAGATTTAAAGCTTTAGCTATAGGCTCATAATACCATTCACCCTGAACAACATCACTAAATGGAACTTCTTCAGCCGGTGGTACACTTTCACCCAAAGCGCGCATTAACATAGAAACATATTCCGCCCTGGTAACATTAGAAGAAGGTGAAAATACTCTGTCTGCCGTACCGTTAACAATGTTTTTCTCAGCTAAAGTATTGATTGCGTCAACAGCCCACTCGTAATCATTTAAATCATTAAAATACTTGTTAGTATTAGGATTCTGAGTTACTGCCGGAGTAGCTGTTGGTGCCTCTGTAACACTCGGATCTTCTGTTGGAGCAGGTGTAGCTGTAGCATAATTGCCTCCGCCACCGCCGCCGCCAGGATTAACGGGTTTTACGTCTATATTTCCGGAATCTGTTCCATCACCGTTATACGCTTTAATACTTGCAATATTAACCCATGAATATCCATCGTTACGAGACTTAATCTGAATTTTACCAACATTATAATCATCTATATCTTCATCAGTAAACTCACCATATCCATGAACTAGCTTTCCATCAGCATACAACTTAATGTTCTTCTGAGCAAAGTCTACAACCACTTTATAAGTTACATAGTCAGCCGAGCCTTTCTCATAATACCATAAGCCGTGAAGAGTCTTTCCGGTTTGTGCAATATCAGAGTAAACTGCGTCTCCGGCTATTGTATCAAATTGATAATATTTAGATGAATATCCGGTATTAGAAGGCAGCACTCTATTTTTCTTTTCACTTGCCATAGGAGTTTTTCCTATACTATAAGAACCGACTTCGTCTGAGTTAAACTTTAATATCGGATTCTCAACCGTTCCGTCAAATCTCCAGCTTCCTTCGTCCGGCGGATTAGTCTGCCACTTATTAACTACAAACTCTCTCGAAACAGGACTTGATTCGCTATCGAAGAAAATAGAAAATGCTGATTCCCACAATGCAGAATTTGTAGAATCCTTATCCTCGTTTACAAGAGAATCCTTATAGAAGTTCAGCTGAACAGTGTTATGCTCATCAGACGCATCACTTGTTATCTGTGATTTATCACCCTTCTTACTAAAATCACCCTGTCTGTTAAGAGCGTCAGTTTGCTTCTGATATAAAATTTTCATCTTAATTTCATAAGTAAACTTATCATCCTGCGTTACATTCAGCTTATTATCTGCATTTACACCATGTGAGTTTGTCTCATCCAATAACTGCAGACAATACTCTCCGGTATCCGGGTCGTTAGCCATTGTTACGCTTCCGCCAAGAGTATACATATACTCATTTTTCATAAATGCGTCGCGTTCTTCCTTAGACATCTTAGTAAAGTCATAATTTAACAACTGACTGCTCGGTGTGTCTGAAACAACATCAGATGCTGTCTTACCGTTGTCATTAACTGCAACTACTATAAAGTAATATGTCTTTCCATTTTCAAGACCTCCAACAACCTGTTTGTTGGTTCTAGCGTCTATACCTGTAAGTTTATGAGCATATGCTGTATAGTCGCTGCCGTGGTTTGATGTGTCATAATAAATCTCATAACTTTCATCAGTAGCAACGTTTCCTGTCCAATTCAATCTAACTTGCTTCAAATACGGAACCTTATTTGTAATAACAGGCTTATCCGGAAGCAAATCTCCTGCTCCCTCAGGCGCCACCGTCGTACGGAAGGTCATATTTTTTTCATTAGCATCGTTTGGATCATACTCTGCGACAGTCACGTTACTATTTTCATCTGTAGCAGTTACCTTATAATAATATTGAGTATCAGGCTGCAAATCAATCAATGTTTTAGCATGATAGGTATGATAATAATCTGTTCTTTCATCATAAGTCAATACTTCACTCTTTGTATAAACACCTGGCTCAGTACCATACTCAACTACACATGTTGTTCTGTAATTTGTATTCCAGAAAATCTGAGCAGTAGAATAACCAAGCTTATTTACCTTAAAGTTTTCAATTGACGCCGGTGTATTATCAGCTTCTAAAGGTTGATCGTCAGCCATAAATGACATGTATTCTTCAAGATATGTGTATCCGGATTCAGGATTAATCTCTGTTGCCAAATACTTAGAAGTGCTCCAGCCTCTGTACTCTTTATACCAGTTAGGAATACCATCTCCCATGCCATCCCAAGCGATTTTATAAGAGTCAGGTCTTCCTGCATAATTCTTCTCTCTATAAGAATCCATAAAATCAGCGATTTCAGGGAAATCATTCTTTACCCAATCAGCCGGGTATAAATCAGCAACTGTTCTCTTTACCTCTAAATACTCTTTAGATTCTCCCATAAGAGAATAGCGTGTCTGATCATAATTCGCATCAGTTGTTGTTACATAACGATCCCACTTATTGTCATAAAGTGTATAAACCGTTTGCTGTCCCGGTGAACCACAGAACTCACCCCACCAGTCGCCTATTTCAAAGTTTGTTGTATATTGATATGTGCTGGAAGCATTAGGATTTGTATTCTTATTTACATCAGTGAAATCATCCCAATGTACAGGTTTAGTCTGGCCAGCTCCGGCTGAAGCGCCTTTAAGAACAGGTCCTTCACCTTCTTTTGTGTTCCAGTCACGCTGAGTTTTATATTCTGAATAATCATTCCCGGTTCTTCTTTCCAATTCTTCAAAGAACGGAGATACTTCCTCAGCTGTAAGCTTATTACTTTTTGATGTTCCATTCTGCATTTCAACCATTGCCATTGTATCATACAGATCCCTTGCCGGTCTTGTTGCACCCATTCCATTATCACTTTGAGCATATGTTGTAAGCTTATTAGATGCTAAAACATTTCCTCTCGGTGCAGGGAAAGGATAGTTCATATATGTCAATGTTGCCGCAATGGCAATTTTTCCTTCATTATCATATGAAGCAGGATTGTTATTCCATTCTTCATATGTAACATTGCTCAAGTCATAATTTGTTCCCGGCTTGCCATTCTCTGAACCGAAGTCTAATACATAATGGAATGAACCGGAAGCGTTTGTTGCTCTTTCCTGTAAAGTCGTTTTATCCTTAACTCCATAATTTTCTTTAAAGTAAACCATTGCGCCGCCTGAATAAACACGGCCGCGGCCGGCTCTGTATGGAGTAGCATTTGACATACTAGGACCTTTTCTTGCCCAGTTATTATAAACATTCATCTTTGCATTCTTATCCTGCCACTCATAATTGTAAATATCAAAACCATTACCGCAGTTAAACAGCAAGTTATTATATGCGTCTATCCAATCCGCATCAGTGATACGCGGTGTACGCTGAGTACTATCTCCCAAGTAATTTTTAATAAAGGATGTTTTTGTAGCACCCTCATTAATCATACCAACATAGGAGTGTCCGCCTTTTTCATGAGGCGAATTCTCCTTTAGAGATTTAGCCATTATTGTATTTGAGATTGTAACATGTTCGCCGGTTACACGGAAATCCATATCAATCGCCCATTGCAGAGAACAATGGTCAATAATAACTTGTTTTGATGAACCGATACTAAGCGGGTCAGACTGGTTAACTTCGCCAGTTTTAAATACATCACCAATTCTAATCTTCAGGTTTCTTATTATAACGTCATGGGCACTTCCTACAGTTATACCATAACCTTTTAATGTTATTCCAGGATAAGGAGCTGTCTGGCCAGCTACTGTAACGTTAGAAAGTTTCTCACCTTTGATTGAAATAGGTCTTCCCAAAGTAGTAAGATCAATTACTCCGCCTACGTCAAAAACTATTGTTCTTGCACCGCTAATCTGTTCCAGTCCATATGTTAAAGAACCTTCGCCATCGGCATCCAAGTTAGTAACATGATAAACCTGACCTCCGCGGCCGCCTTTTGAGTATGCGCCATAACCTTCAACTCCGGGGTATGCTTTAATAGCATCATCAGGAGTAATACTTAAAGTAAAGTCTTTTGTAGCCGTTTGTCCGTTTAAGGTTGCTGTAACAGTTAATGTTACTATTGCCGGAGAAGCGTTTCTGTCAGGTCTTGTTACGACTGCTTTATAACCGCCGAGATCCACAACTTCATTATCCTCGTTAACTTCCTTATTCTTTTCTATCTTAATATAGTTCTCATCACTTGAAGACCAGCTCAATGCAGAGTAAGTACCCTTATCACCAAGATAAAAGCTTTCTTGTCTTACATCGTTTATATCAATTCCGCCGATTAAAGCGTTTTCAGCATCATACTTCGCCTTTTCGAGATCACTTGTCGGATCAAGCTCTTTTACAGAAATTGAAAAGTTCTTTGTCTCAGAAGCTGCGCCAAATGTCAATGTAGCCGTTATAATTACTTCCTGAACATCAGAACCAGTAAATGCTGGCCTGTTAATAGTAACATGTCCGGTTGCATTATCTACACTTACAATACTATCATTGGAGGTTGTATAAACAATCTTTGAACCGTAATCACCTTCAACAGGCATATTAAAATCATTTTCTACTGCTGTCTGCTTCAAATCAGACGGCAATACCAAGTTATTAGTATCGCCTGCAACTTTTTCCTGATCAGTAGCAGGGGCATTTTCTAAAACTTTTAAGTTAAATTCACGTGTTGACTTTGCTGAACCCTTTTCAAGATTAGCTGTCAAAATTACTGCCATGCTTCCTGCACCGGTGAAATCAGGACGTGTAATTGAAACATATCCGGTTGCATTATCAATTGTAGCAATCTTGGTATCAGATGAAGTCCATTTAATTTCCGAGCCATTAGCTCCTGATATTGGAACATAAAAACCTTCTGTTACTTTATTTGCATCCAAATCTACAGGAAGACTTAAAGCTGTTCTGTCGGCAGCTACGTCTTCTGCGTCCTGCTTAGCGTTATTGTTATCAATGAGTTTAACATTCTTAACAAGACAATCGCCAAGAGACTTAGGATCGTTCATAATTGTAAAACCAACACCTTGCACAAGTCCTTCTGAAGCTGCAAGATTCTCTTTGTTTATACTAAGCTTATCCTTAGTAGTTATAACTTCACCGTTTTCATCTTTAACCGAATAAGTATATGTACCATTTTCGGTATCAATGTCACATCTCATAGTATACCATTTACCGGTAGAGTATGAAACACCGGTATCAGGTGTTCTGGTATTATCACTCCAGGTTGAAATACCGTATGGTGTGTTTTTGCTGGGATCCTGATCAGATTTTCCTGAATCCCAAAAATAACCGCGTCCTAAATACGGAAAATCATCTCCACTTACTGCTGTTTCAACGTCGTCTGTCTTTCCATAGAAAAATAGACCAAGTCTTCCCGGTGTTTCTACATAAACATCAGCTGACACCGCAATAACTCCCTGTGCCGGAGTGTCAAAATTGTGAATTGCAAAAACGCCCTCATCACCGGATGCGGCACTTCCGTTTGAAGTGCCGTTTTTATTCTTCTGCAGTCTGAGAGCATTGCCGGCGCTGGAATTATCTACTTTTACTACAGATGTTTTCTCACTTCCGCTCTTTGATACTGACGTTAGAACCCATCCGGGGATACTAGTGTCACCAACATTGTATCCGTCAAATGTTTCACTATAAATTACATTTTCAGCCTCAAGAGTAACATCTTCCTCATCATACTGAAAAAAACCCTCAGCGTCAGCTTTGTACAAACTGTCACTTTCAGGTGCCGAAGTCGCAGCAACATCCTCGTCTGCTCCAGTATCTGCATCTTCTGTTAGTTCTACCTTATTGCCATTTTCATCAATGGCATAATTAAGAAGAACCTCATTTTCATCGTTAGCAGTTTCCTGCGCCTGCTCAGACTGCTGCTCCGCAGTCACAGTTCCGGCATCTTTAGCTGATTCTTCAGCAAAAGAATACATCGGAGCCGCCTGAAGCACAAACATCACTGCTACAAGCAACGCAAGAATAGCCTTAAGCTTCTTTCTTACCATTTTAATTCCCCCTAAAAATATATAATGATTTAATATTTATCTAATTCATAACTGTATCAAAAAATATAGATACAGCCAGGTACTATACATTATATAGCCTTTTGTTCCAAAAGTCAATGAAAAGAACAATTAAACACAAATTTATCAGAAAACTTACAGTTATTTTGCTTGAAAGAATTGTATTTTTGACCGTTTTTTTCATTTTTGACAGTTATAAAAAGCTTTTGTTATCAAAAATCAAATACTTTCACTCATATTCAAACATAATAAAATATTAAGTTTACTAAAAAAGTTAAAAAATTGCTATATATTGACAACTCCAAGTATCTGCAATATATTGCTTAGCACTATAACGCCTAAAAATACAGGAGCCAAATACTTTACAACAATTATAAATACTCGTTTTCTTTTAAATTTTGATGTCAGCTCTATCTCATCAGAGATAGAACCAAGACCAACAAACCATCCAAATACGACGCACGTTGCAAGGCCTGCAAGCGGAAGCAGCAGAGAGTTTGCTATGAAATCCATAAAGTCCAAAATAGAAAAACCTAATATTTTAACAAAATCCAATGCGCCATATCCCAGCGAAGCCGGTATACCTAAAATACAGGCCGACGCCACCACAATCAAAACCGCAGGGATTCTCTTAACCTTACATATATCACACAGGGTTGATATTAACACTTCTGCTATAGAAATAAACGATGTTAACGCCGCAAAAGCAACTAGAATAAAAAAGGCCCCTCCAATAACTTGTCCAAACGGCATCTTAAGAAATACTTTAGGCAAAGTTATAAACATCAAACCGGCGCCTTGATCTAATTGGGGTGTATCGCCGGCCGGAAATGCAAAAACTGCAGGTATTATCATGAAGGCCGCTAAAATCGCAATTGCTGTATCAAAAATTTCAACATTTTTTACACTTCTCTCAATATCCGTGTCCTTACTCAGATACGAGCCAAATGTTATCATTATTCCCATTGCAAGCGACATTGAATAAAACATTTGCCCCAATGCTCCAACTACGGTTTCAAATCCAAAATGAGAAAAATTCGGAATTAAGATATACTTGACGCCCTCAATAGCTCCCGGTAAAGTAACTGAATATACAGCGATAATTATTGATATTATAATCAAAATAGGCATCAAAACT is from Monoglobus pectinilyticus and encodes:
- a CDS encoding sodium-dependent transporter, with the translated sequence MKKRDSFSGRIGFVLAAAGSAVGLGNLWRFPYLVAKYGGGIFLLIYLILVLTFGYSIMTLEIAIGRKTGLSPVGAFRKFSQKYTWVGWLTVIISTIILGYYSIIGGWVIKYLVTFITNSGSFAAVDGYFNNFISQPYQPILYGVIFSLAGLGVLLGGVRGGIEKAGKVLMPILIIISIIIAVYSVTLPGAIEGVKYILIPNFSHFGFETVVGALGQMFYSMSLAMGIMITFGSYLSKDTDIERSVKNVEIFDTAIAILAAFMIIPAVFAFPAGDTPQLDQGAGLMFITLPKVFLKMPFGQVIGGAFFILVAFAALTSFISIAEVLISTLCDICKVKRIPAVLIVVASACILGIPASLGYGALDFVKILGFSILDFMDFIANSLLLPLAGLATCVVFGWFVGLGSISDEIELTSKFKRKRVFIIVVKYLAPVFLGVIVLSNILQILGVVNI
- a CDS encoding S-layer homology domain-containing protein; this translates as MVRKKLKAILALLVAVMFVLQAAPMYSFAEESAKDAGTVTAEQQSEQAQETANDENEVLLNYAIDENGNKVELTEDADTGADEDVAATSAPESDSLYKADAEGFFQYDEEDVTLEAENVIYSETFDGYNVGDTSIPGWVLTSVSKSGSEKTSVVKVDNSSAGNALRLQKNKNGTSNGSAASGDEGVFAIHNFDTPAQGVIAVSADVYVETPGRLGLFFYGKTDDVETAVSGDDFPYLGRGYFWDSGKSDQDPSKNTPYGISTWSDNTRTPDTGVSYSTGKWYTMRCDIDTENGTYTYSVKDENGEVITTKDKLSINKENLAASEGLVQGVGFTIMNDPKSLGDCLVKNVKLIDNNNAKQDAEDVAADRTALSLPVDLDANKVTEGFYVPISGANGSEIKWTSSDTKIATIDNATGYVSITRPDFTGAGSMAVILTANLEKGSAKSTREFNLKVLENAPATDQEKVAGDTNNLVLPSDLKQTAVENDFNMPVEGDYGSKIVYTTSNDSIVSVDNATGHVTINRPAFTGSDVQEVIITATLTFGAASETKNFSISVKELDPTSDLEKAKYDAENALIGGIDINDVRQESFYLGDKGTYSALSWSSSDENYIKIEKNKEVNEDNEVVDLGGYKAVVTRPDRNASPAIVTLTVTATLNGQTATKDFTLSITPDDAIKAYPGVEGYGAYSKGGRGGQVYHVTNLDADGEGSLTYGLEQISGARTIVFDVGGVIDLTTLGRPISIKGEKLSNVTVAGQTAPYPGITLKGYGITVGSAHDVIIRNLKIRIGDVFKTGEVNQSDPLSIGSSKQVIIDHCSLQWAIDMDFRVTGEHVTISNTIMAKSLKENSPHEKGGHSYVGMINEGATKTSFIKNYLGDSTQRTPRITDADWIDAYNNLLFNCGNGFDIYNYEWQDKNAKMNVYNNWARKGPSMSNATPYRAGRGRVYSGGAMVYFKENYGVKDKTTLQERATNASGSFHYVLDFGSENGKPGTNYDLSNVTYEEWNNNPASYDNEGKIAIAATLTYMNYPFPAPRGNVLASNKLTTYAQSDNGMGATRPARDLYDTMAMVEMQNGTSKSNKLTAEEVSPFFEELERRTGNDYSEYKTQRDWNTKEGEGPVLKGASAGAGQTKPVHWDDFTDVNKNTNPNASSTYQYTTNFEIGDWWGEFCGSPGQQTVYTLYDNKWDRYVTTTDANYDQTRYSLMGESKEYLEVKRTVADLYPADWVKNDFPEIADFMDSYREKNYAGRPDSYKIAWDGMGDGIPNWYKEYRGWSTSKYLATEINPESGYTYLEEYMSFMADDQPLEADNTPASIENFKVNKLGYSTAQIFWNTNYRTTCVVEYGTEPGVYTKSEVLTYDERTDYYHTYHAKTLIDLQPDTQYYYKVTATDENSNVTVAEYDPNDANEKNMTFRTTVAPEGAGDLLPDKPVITNKVPYLKQVRLNWTGNVATDESYEIYYDTSNHGSDYTAYAHKLTGIDARTNKQVVGGLENGKTYYFIVVAVNDNGKTASDVVSDTPSSQLLNYDFTKMSKEERDAFMKNEYMYTLGGSVTMANDPDTGEYCLQLLDETNSHGVNADNKLNVTQDDKFTYEIKMKILYQKQTDALNRQGDFSKKGDKSQITSDASDEHNTVQLNFYKDSLVNEDKDSTNSALWESAFSIFFDSESSPVSREFVVNKWQTNPPDEGSWRFDGTVENPILKFNSDEVGSYSIGKTPMASEKKNRVLPSNTGYSSKYYQFDTIAGDAVYSDIAQTGKTLHGLWYYEKGSADYVTYKVVVDFAQKNIKLYADGKLVHGYGEFTDEDIDDYNVGKIQIKSRNDGYSWVNIASIKAYNGDGTDSGNIDVKPVNPGGGGGGGNYATATPAPTEDPSVTEAPTATPAVTQNPNTNKYFNDLNDYEWAVDAINTLAEKNIVNGTADRVFSPSSNVTRAEYVSMLMRALGESVPPAEEVPFSDVVQGEWYYEPIAKALNLGVANGYEDGTFGINENISREDMMVMAYRTLNALGISIPANKPYASFSDQSSISDYAVEAIERMYCADIINGVGDNMLDPKGAADRAQSAKIIYGLLKMEGTVNE